The Drosophila sulfurigaster albostrigata strain 15112-1811.04 chromosome 3, ASM2355843v2, whole genome shotgun sequence genomic sequence GAATGGAACAACAATTTCTGCAAACCCGCGCATTGCCTTtacaaaaagtgaaataatcTATTCTCTTTCCTTTCAGGTATggaaattcaaaacaaacatttttactCTGCCCTCAAACAAAGTCAAATAGGAAGAGAGTATTATAAGAGTGAGATGCGCATAATGCTGCTTACTCACTCTTGCATCGCGCATCCAAAAAATTATTGGTAAAGTAAAGAACAATAATATCCGACTTATTTTTGGAACTTCTCCCTCCCCTCAAAAAGTCTTCTGTATATAGGGAGGGGGGCTTGAGATTTAGGAAGCTATTCTTTCTGgactttcattaaatttttggcatatgCTGTGCCCCATcaatgaaatgtttattggttctattgtttgtgttttcaatttgttccACTGCTCAACTGGTTTTAGAGGCATTTTCCAACCCACActctcaaacacacacacacacacacgcacactccaCACAATTCATGGGCGTCAACCATTGCAAGTCACGCACTTCCGGACAGCGACACGCCCCCTAATTGCAGCTACCGATAGCGCCGAGAaagagaaatgagaaatgagaaatgagaaCGACGGCAGCGCCAAATTAGCAATTGTCATTGTGAGTTCTACGACTATTCGTAGAACATTCGCACAGCTGTGAGGAATTCACCAGTTTCCAGTTTCCCAACAGCTGAGCTCTCAACTCAACTAAACTGTCCAAACCAGACAGGGGCAACATCCCAACCACGGCCAGGGGTGCAAAACTCGTAACAATTAGCACTCAAGATTGATGACTGAGGGAAAGGGAGAGTTCTGCAGAGAACAAAAAGGAATGAGGCGTAAGGTATCAAGGGTAAGAGCTACGGAGTAGCGACGTGTGGTatgatttttgtgtgtgcattttaCAACGAAAGAGTGTTATTAACATccgttgcatgccacaagtTAAGGCGTGGCAAAGACCAAAAATGCTCTCGATTTCGATATGATGGATTGATGTGATGCATTAGAGAACATCCTAATGGAGTTTGAAAAATATGTGCTCTAGCAAAACCCTCAATGAAAACATGCAACTATAAAATTCGATAaggaatatatttaaataaataggtATATAATTGGAACATATTTTTCCTATATATTCTTGCATGTCTTCTTCAATCTAAAGGaatctaatatatttttgaaattaaagatAAACAACTCCGAAAATTATGTTCAACCGATATAgaaaatgcataaatgcaTAGCTGAACTTAGTTAAGTCCCAATTGATccttttaattgatttgaaattttataaattcattacAATATTTGCTTTAGTTGAATAACTTAGttttataacaataattcGCTGCTTCGAATATTAGTTTTAACCAGCAGCTGACGCCATAGTAAATTaatgattttgaaatttgccTCATTTGGATTActcataatatgaattttaatgtaaatctatataatatatttctatatgtCATAATGAGCTAGCGTTGGCACCACTTTTTTTGGTGGGAAGTCGTCGTatttaaattcacaaattcTACGAGTTCTATAACAAATCATGAATTATCGTAAATATTTACCGACTATTCTCAAGTAATCTTCAACATATTGAACTCGAATTATTCAATGAACCAAGCCCTGTAGATATACTAGACcgatttttagatttttgaatttattatttattttaataaaattgtattcaaaaatgaatttttagcttatgtaaatcatttaattttacgATTATCAcaactaattttatattgatggtgttttaaatattgcataaatatCTAACACAAcgttaatatttgtttatttcaaattagtgaaaacttttgtttatttctctcagttatatttaaattactatatgtatgtaaactGAAGTTTCAACACTAACTATattgtcaataaaattaaaaactataaatttgaTCATAGAAACTAATATTTCTCTTTTTACTCTCAGAGTAACAAATTTTCTGAAGATACCTTAAACTGAATTCTACCGAAATTTGAGTTGTATAGAACAAAATCTTCAACATATGTTCTTGAGTTCAGTAAAATATCATTCAGCGAGCTAACTCCCAGCAACCACTATTCGATTTCGAAAGccacgaaaaataaaaaaaagacgcAGTTCCCATGACACCCACCTTATAAATAGGGCAATCTATTGTCTTGCTTAGTACTTGGAAAAACTATAAAACCTTTTATGAACTTGTAAAGATTTAGCATGCTGTAACTGACACATCAAGCAAGTTGGTTAGATCTTTTTGATTTGTGTGAGTTAATGATCCTTGACTGAATGGAAGCCGAAATCGAAACCCCACAAAATCTACTCAACGACCCACACACACCGAGAAAGAAGTGCACTGCGACAGACGAAGAGAGAGAcaatacacagagagaaagaccCAGAGACAGACATGGACACGGACAAGTGCCACATGCTCCATTAGCGGCATACAATTTGTACCTACCGAAAAATCCATCAAAACAAGCCCACAATAAAAACCAATTCCAATGAAATTTTTCATGCCACAAAATTGAAAgaagagaagcaaaaaaaaatggaaaaaggcAGTCAAGAACGAACAGCAAATAGCCTAGCTCGGTGTGTTGTCTTGGCTTGACTTGGCGAGGAATGGGCTGAACTGGACGTGGACGTGGACGTGGAAGCCACAACATGAAATCTCCGAGAAGCCCTTTTTATGGTGCAACAAATCTCGAACTGAAtaaaaaacagagagaaacaAGTAAGCAAGTTGCAAAAGAGGCATTGCTCGACTGAAGGTTACTCGGTATATTgatctttattattattgatgtaaattttgtagttatcataaattaaaaaaacataacacGACTTATGTTAGCTTGataaaatattcgaaattaATATGGTTTATTTAGGACATTTGTAAACAACCTTAATACGTTCAGGAAGATTCAAAGTATTACTATCAGAATAACCAGAATAATCTTATAGTGTGGGagatatttttataactttatgtGGTAACTAAAGTTGAatttagaataaataaaatataaaataataaagctttgcttattttatttttttatttattttaaattcaactaatttcattgaattgtattttgtCAATTAACCACATTTAAACTTACTTTTGgaattaaaaatcattttaaattatcatAATATCATGATACCCTTTATATCTAATCGGTTCCCGGTAtaaaagcgaaagaaagaaTTGTTGGACGcggacgatgacgacgacgacgacggcgacgacgatgatgacgaccaACGCTGAGTGAAAAACCCGAACAAACAATGCGGCCAAGGCGGCTGCCCCTGCCTTACATACTCTCCCTCACTTATTCCCCTGCTCTCCTGCTCTGTCAGATTCGAGCTCTAACTACCTAGCTGCCTCCCCCTTgacaacgtcgacgacgacaagTTGTAGCAGGAGGAGGGCAGAAAACTTCGCCACGGCCACCGCAATGAGTCGAGCTGGAGACCAAGacacgatgacgatgacgatgacgttgTGGCTCTAGtcaagtatgtgtgtgtgtgtgagtttgtgtgtgtgtgagcaatACCATATTATTAAGTGTAGCCAGAAGCAATTAAGTGTAGATAAGCAAACAATAATGTTCCTAGTCACGTACCATACAGTCTTGGGACATTCTCTCACTTGCTCCCCCCACAGTCCTAACTCCTCCTTCGCCCCCTTTTCGTCTGCTGCTAAAATTCTTCTCTCGTGATGTTCAATCACTCAAGTGTATTGGTCAGTTCACGATTTCAAGcatcaactccaactccaactcccaACTTCAGTTCCATCTCCAACTAACAGATCATAGCTCCTGTTTCAGTTGCTGCTTCGCTGCCGTCTTTgatacatttaatttcattagttGCGGCCCCCAACAACAAATCGTTCTTCAAACGGAGACATTGCTTCATGTGTATTGCCATTTAGCCAATGTTACAGATTGACAGTCTATTGGACATGGTCTTCGACTTCGGTTTGGGACGGCAACTTGAGTGCGGGAGTTAAACTACAAAACGATGTTGGGGTGTAATAAGTTTCAGGGCTAGAAGTTGTTGACCACAATCTCTAAATAAGAAGCAAGTAAACAAAAAGAGTGTAGCTATgtttaaaaaggaaaaagctTCTCCTGGTTGATATACTCTGGACTTACCCTAAGTTCGTTTTATTAGATATTGTAAAAAACGCTAACTGAAAAATAGTTTCTTCTTCGGTCTGCTTTCTCGAGTGTGACCGCTAAGCGAACAACTACAAACTTCAGTGTGGCCGTTAAGtcaatattacaaaaagtGGAGCATCACTAAAGCGAGGTGACTCTTGATTAGGAGTATCCGAAATGGTTGTGAATAGAATCTGAGATAGTCACAATTATGCAGATGGATAGATGAAAGGAGAAAAGGCGAAAAACATAAGCTTGCCAAATACTCGCTTTCCCTATACCCAAAAAGTACAGGATGTAGCAagttatcaatttatttatctgtTCATAAATTCGCTAAGAGAATTTATCTAACCGTGTGTGCAAAGCAATTGAgtaattggcaattggcaattgacCATTTTAACGATAAAAACCTTTGAAGtgcaaaatacaataattcaCCTTTTGCAAAGTACGGTTGGACAACTTCCCGATTCATCAATTCCTTATCATTGACTCACATCAATTGTGTTTCTCTTCCAAATTGCCGCACATTTCATTGAACATGTGTTCCGTATCAACTACACACGAAATACTTTGTCAACATGAACGAACATTGGACAATAGAACCAAATACTGACCACAGACAAGAGCAAGGCAATGCTTTGAAATCATAAGCAAATAACGTCACccgaatacaaatacaaattataataaacaacagGCACAATAGAAATCACATTTTTGTTCTCGCTTTTCAACTCTATTTGCCTCTGCGTATTCGCAAtcgtatttaatttcaaaattcgcACACTTTTATGTAGATTTTCGTTCATTGTTTTAGGTTTCAGTTTCATTCAATGTGTTCACTTAGATTATTTCGTTTTctacatttccatttccatttaacacatatttcatttcatgctGTTCctaaatacttaattaattaGGGAGTGACAATAAAGTGGGATTATCATTATGAATAGTTATTTatgtaatgaaaacaaattataaatctGACACTAGCATACGCGACAAAATTTCTAAATCTGGGAAAGGACTTTACGATGAATTAAAAAACTTCTATTGTCTAGCAATTTGCGCAGTCATAGCACTCGCATGATCGACAGACAGCATATAATGAACCATTTTGTGGGTGCTAGCCCAACACTGTCAGCAGGGCGAGAGCATTTATTCCTGCACTTTTCGCAAAACCTTACAGGATTTCCATAAGGGTAAATTGTAACGCCTATAGCGGCATTGCAGCCAAAGTTTTGCGACCAGAAACAGCAGTATTTTGCGACATGTTCTGCAAAGGAAACCGCTTAAAACTACGACCTCCTAAGTACGCTTCAAGTACTTACCTAATCGGTATGGATATGGTACGCAGGTAGCCCACAAGCTGTTTGGATTCGGTGTACTAGTCGCGTAGTCCTCCTCTTTCAAGTAAACTTCAGATATTGAGGCACCGCGTTCACAAAAGTATCCCGTTTCATCTATCAAACGGCCGCTGTGCCAATACTCTGTACAGTTTACACACTGACTCCTGAGAGCTATGATGATAAGAAGTAGAATGGAACGGAATGATGGAATGAAACACGCACCTACCAGGCAGGAACATGATCGTTGCTAAAAGAATGCTTGAGTAGTGCAACATGATAACTGGAATTTTCGAATATCagattttgttttctttattttataattatctGACGCATATCGAAAATATGCTCTTGCTCAATTATTTTCCTACTAGAATTAGCTTCATCAAATGAAGCCCAcattttatattctaaatCATAATCGTATTTCTCTCTGACAACTTTTGGTGATGCGTTTTATCGCACAGCGTGCGAATAGTAAGGTTTCTCTCAGTTGGTGTTCCTGCAATCAGGAACAACCATAATTAACGGCATCCGAGTGACGTTTGCATATTTCAGTTCATCTCTTTGCCGTCTCTGAAGACGATTCGTTCTGTGGCTGGCGAAATTCCgatgaatttttaatgctCATTATGCATAGTGGAACACGCCTGACTGTTCCAAGAAATCAACTGACCCAACCCGTGAGTCTTCGCGAATGTTTCTTTTTCGTTTACACCTTTCTGCACATTTTCGAATTGTGTTCTGTGACCATCCAAGCGAGGAAACACTAATAACAGAGGCATCCAATTGGGAATTAAATTCATCAGCATTAGCCCTACAGATCTATAGATAGTTGACCTGTGTCCGAGACTCAACATTTAATTAGATCTCAAACATATTTTAACTGACAGAAGTCAAAGCGATTGCAGTTAAAATTAACTACGTTTAGGATCAGAAGTGATTATAAAGACTGCTTGTTcattatttcaattcaaaattttatgtattatttatgttatgcagttgttaaatttaaatttatcttaatAGATTCTTTGAGTTTTATAGTTCGGAAAtattaatagaatttatattgTGTACTGCCAactttatacaaaatttaagaacTCTAGCTTTTATGTTCTTCAAACGTAAGATCGGA encodes the following:
- the LOC133840973 gene encoding uncharacterized protein LOC133840973 isoform X2: MLHYSSILLATIMFLPGRSQCVNCTEYWHSGRLIDETGYFCERGASISEVYLKEEDYATSTPNPNSLWATCVPYPYRLEHVAKYCCFWSQNFGCNAAIGVTIYPYGNPVRFCEKCRNKCSRPADSVGLAPTKWFIICCLSIMRVL
- the LOC133840973 gene encoding uncharacterized protein LOC133840973 isoform X1 encodes the protein MLHYSSILLATIMFLPALRSQCVNCTEYWHSGRLIDETGYFCERGASISEVYLKEEDYATSTPNPNSLWATCVPYPYRLEHVAKYCCFWSQNFGCNAAIGVTIYPYGNPVRFCEKCRNKCSRPADSVGLAPTKWFIICCLSIMRVL